The sequence TGTTCTGCCTGAGAACAGGTCTCCCAACTCCCCTAAACCTTTCCTATACCCCCTGACATACTAGTTTCCAAACTTATGTTTCCTGGTGCCCAGCAGATCTTTCTGACTGTTTTGCACAGCAGGGAAGTTAAGAGCATGGCCAGACGAGGAACTGCCTGAGCTGCTCTCTATTCCAGAATATCAGCCCTGTATTTTTAGGAACCTAATACTCCTCAGCAATTGGTTGAAGGCCCCATTGTTCTCTGCCCTGGTGGCCTCTGGTAGCAGAGAACTCCCTCTTCTATTTCAGGATGTCCCACTACTCCCACCTGGGACACAGTCCCAGACTCACCTGAGCTGTTGATATAGAAGCAATTGTAGTTACTCTTAGATATTTTGGGCCTGTCAAGTGAAACGTCATTGTTATTTTGGATGACTTTCTGATATTCTTCATAGCCTGGAATTAGCACTTCCTTTTGTGATGGAATGTAAGAGAACATTTCAATTTTAACACCCGAGCAGGTTTTGATGGTAACCAGGTTTCCCTTACGATTGTCAGTAAATTTTATAGCTTCTTCtttagagagagatgatgagGCAACTTGGCCAAAACGTACATTTCCTTTTCCAATGTAATTACACTTTGTGTTATAGCCTCTATAAACTGTATAACAATTCGTTGGCTTGAGAAGCTGAAGAGCTCTTGTCAAATAATAATGGAAGGCTTTAAACTGAAACTTATTTGTATTTTGACGGAAGTTTCTGACAGCTTTGTTAAATTCTGTTCCAATATCTCCAGTATAGGCGACTAGAGCTATTCCATGGGAATCATTGAGTCGTTTTGAAGagtctattttgttctttatttcctcCCATTTTGTCTTTGCCTTTTTCCATTCTGCGTTTAAATTTCTATTCACTTTAAGTTCTTCTCTTAACAGCTGGGGTGCttttgcctccatttcttcagtACAGCCCACATACTGATCATCAAACGCATTTTCAGCCATCCCTAGCTCACATGAATTAGTTGGTCGTACCCGGCCGGTCACCTGTAGAGAAGAGGTAGTGTTCTTGGGCCCATTTGCAAGTACTGGATGCGCCCAGAGCCCACAGTCTGGACTTCTGGCTTAGCATGAAATCGACATGTTCCTGTCATAGCACTCATGTATGGTACACACATGAAGACAATCTTATACCGTGAGTAgtgtaaaaaggaaaaactagGCTTTGTTACTCTGTTTTGTTtccagatatttaaaataatcttttcagACTCATGCTCTCTAAATGGCTTTACCCTCAGACTCAACTGTGGGAACTCTATACTTTTAAAGATGTGAGGGAAAAGCCGGTCAGCAggatctgggtggagggggtgaTATATATTACCTGTTGTGTGAGCCATGGAGTTAGGATCAAAAAGCGAACTGCTGTGGCTAGAAGAGAAGTCATCTCCAAGTTCAAAACTAActgcaaaaaaaataagataatgaaaGTGAGGTGTGAACATTAGTTCCACTGTGAGTGTGCTGATGACTCCATCCCTACTGCAAATCTGGAAGCCCCGGTCCTACATACTCTGCTTTCTGCACAGCTAACCAGGACTTCTACCTGGGTCCTGCACACAGGGAGCAGTGAATCAGTAGGGAGTTGGTAAAGAAACAGTTAATCCTGGTCATAGGCAGAGCAGGGTGTCACTCAGATGGCCAGTGAGAAAAACAGATCCTATTTTAGTGGATCCTTCACAAGCCCTGACGTTTTACTCCCCCTAAAAAATTACTATGCGGTATAACTTTTCTCTCTTGGGCTGTGTCCAGCATGGTAGAGAGCAGATGCGTCCTGAGTAGGGTTGGTTGGGGATTGAGATAAGGACACtaaagagacagacacaaacaCTTTAAGTAAAGCTGGGCCAGGTGGGACACTGCCCATAGATGGAGAGAAGTGGCCCAGAGCTAGTGCAGTGTGTGCATTATCTACAGCATGAGACCAGGAAATTTTACTAGAttttaagacaaaggaaattatacgaaatcatggttaaagatcaagctgcaattcttcattcttgtggcttctttgtaattGTCACTTCTGACTGAGCCCGGATAATTGTGTCCGTTCCTGGCGCCTGGCTGAacttagataatgaaacccaccccTGGCGCCTGAGCTAAAGGTCAGGCTGaccacacacctgcctctggcaaggtgtTTCCAGGATGTGGCTCTGCTGACAATCAGCTCATGTGCTCTCTACAATGAGTCCTTTCACAAATGtgtcagttgtgtgtgtgtttttaagatcGTCTCAAAGTTTTGTTTATCTGGGGCTCAAACTTAAGTCAATACTTCTGAACATCTCTCAATGTTGTCAGCTTTTACTTCTATCAGGGGAGCTAACATGCATGGAAGCTTTCAGAGGTTCTTGGTTTGAAGGAAAGGTAGAAgttggtgtggggaaggggggaaATAAGTATATTCCTGTTCTGACCTGAAGATCTAGGCTTGACTAACCATAGGAAGCAGGAGAGCCCTTGTGCACAAGGGCCCATGAGACACAGGGACCAACAGTACTGTCTCAGGATTCTGGGATATAAATTGCTCAATCTAAGATTAAGGTTTTAAATTTAAGAGGGATGTATAGACAGCATGTCTGTCCTTCGATATGGTACCCTATTTGCCAGGTCTGGCCTCACCTCCCTATCTAGAATATTTATTACACAGAACTGACTTTGTGGCTTTGGCTCTTGATATAACTGCCACTATAACAATCACCACTGGCTTCAGATAGTCTTCCAGCCCCATCCAAACACCAGTCTCTCCTCAGAGCCCCTCCTGGGGTCCTCACACTCAGAGACCCTTCCCCTTCAGAGAACAAAACTGAGTTATCAGGTACCTGATTTCCTGGAGATCCTTGGTGATTTGGTCCTGGTCCGTCTTTGATAGAAGTGCCTGAGAAGGCAGTGGTCTGGCTTTTTTATTTGGGGGAGAGATGTACTTTCAGTTTCAGATtatatttgtggggtttttttggtggggttttttatgtatgtatgtggttttttggttttgttttttttgcccaGAACCCTGTGAAGGCTTTAGGAGCAGACTGCCCTACCTCAATGTGAGGGGTGGAAAAAATGACACTTAAAAACTCAAATGGCTAAAGTCAATCATGCCTGatatctcccctctccccactgcagctttctttccctccctccctccctccctccctccctccctccctccctccctcccttccttccttccttccttcctttctttcttttttttctttcttccttccttcttcctttccttccctttccttcccttcccttcccttcccttcccttcccttcccttcccttcccttcccttccctttcctttcctttccttccttcctttttttttttttagaacatcTTAAATTTTTAATCCTTTCATTACAGGCTACCTAAAACCACTTTTGATTAAGACAACTGTAGTAAGTTAGTAACTGCCACAAGCAAATGCCAGGTGGTGGCCTGTGTCAATTTTCCACAGAGTCCTGCTTTGCAGGGTTTGTGAATACACTGCTTGGAGTCTCTGCTCACACTCGCTGGAATGAATTG is a genomic window of Myotis daubentonii chromosome 9, mMyoDau2.1, whole genome shotgun sequence containing:
- the LOC132242078 gene encoding T-cell ecto-ADP-ribosyltransferase 2-like, giving the protein MTSLLATAVRFLILTPWLTQQVTGRVRPTNSCELGMAENAFDDQYVGCTEEMEAKAPQLLREELKVNRNLNAEWKKAKTKWEEIKNKIDSSKRLNDSHGIALVAYTGDIGTEFNKAVRNFRQNTNKFQFKAFHYYLTRALQLLKPTNCYTVYRGYNTKCNYIGKGNVRFGQVASSSLSKEEAIKFTDNRKGNLVTIKTCSGVKIEMFSYIPSQKEVLIPGYEEYQKVIQNNNDVSLDRPKISKSNYNCFYINSSGMKESSAFILLLPGLLVLRLLPAEL